The stretch of DNA CAAAGGGGATTGGACCCTGGAAGAAAGCCCGCTGCCGATCCATGCGGAACTCTTTTACCTGCCGGCGCATCGCATCCTTTTCGAGGACTTCGCAAGCGCCGGTAAGACATGGGAACTCGTTTCCACCTGCCAGCGTCTTCACGACAACGAAGCGCTCGACCTGGTAGGCGGGCCCGCCGGCCTCACCGACGTTTTCACCTACGCCCCGAATGGGCACCACTTCGTTCAACACTTGGAAATGCTCCGAGACCGCCACGCGCGCCGACTGGCTATTGCGGCCGCCACCGGAGCCATGGAGGCTGCTTACGACTGCTCCGATGGCGACAGCTACCTCCAGGCCCTCAGTGGGCCGGTTACTGCAGTTTTCGATGCCGCCGCCGCGGTGGAGGCACCTCGTGACACGAAGGCCTTGGCCCGCGAATTCCTCGCATCCTACGAGCGCCGGCTGAATGGCGAAGAGGTCGCCATGGGAATCCCGTTCGGAATCCCGGAGATAGATCACAATCTCCGCGGCATTCATCCCGGCCACTTCGGTATCATCTCCGGGCGATCTGGGGGCGGGAAATCGACCCTCGCAACCCAGATAGCGAGCAACCTGGCCACCGACAGCGTGCCGACGCTTTACCTGCCCCTTGAACGAGGTGACGTGTCGATTTTCGAACGATCGGTGATCCAGCAAGCCGGCGTGCATCACGGGGTCGTCAAGGACCCACGCGGCCACGCCAGCATGGACGGCAGGACAAAGCCGCTGGTGGAAGAGCTGAGGGCGGTCCGCGGGGCCGTGGAGAGGATCACGCATCATCTCTTTGTCCGGAAGCCCCCGAATCGGCGACTTGCCACCATCGTTGCGGAGATCCGCCGCTATCATCGTCGTCATTCTATCAAGGTCGCTTTCGTCGATCACATCGCGCTCATCCGCGGGGAACGGGTGAAGGGGGACACCGGAGAGGCAGAGTTGCGCGGGATCTCGAACACCCTTCAGGAACTCGGCCACGAGCTCGGCATCTGCATCGTGGTGCTCTCACAAGTCACCGAAGATGCCGATACCAAAGGGGCGCGAGCGATCGAGGAAGATGCCGACTGGTGGCTCCACATCGCACAGGAGCGGGACAAGAAGAAAGAGAACTACGGGGAGCACCTTTACGTGCTGATTGCCAAGGACAGCCACAATTCCAAGACGGGCGAGCGCCTGCCGCTGATCCTAAACAAGGGCAATCTCCGCTTCGTGCACGGCTTCCCGGCACCCCAGGACGAACCTGTTAGAAAAGGCCGATTCCAACCCCAGTTCCCGGGTCACAAGCCGCCGAAATCGTGAAGGGGTAATCACCATTTTCCCCCGCCTACACGGGCGCGCGCGAGGGGTTCGGAGGTAATTTTTAGAGTCCAGAAAAAGCAGGCTGAATCCGATGAACAGTCAGGACGAAATGGAGTTCTTGAAATCCCTTGGGAGTAGCGATCTCGCTGCCCTCGGGAAGCTTTGGGGCGACGACAAGCCGACGGCTGAACCAGGCGGAGAGGGACCCACGGTGGCGGAGTGCCCGAACCATCATCTTTACCGCGACCGGAAGAAGGGCTGGGTGATGCGATGCACGCTCTTCACCAGCCGAAAGGTGATCGGCCGTCGTCTGAAGTTCCCATTGAGCACGGACAATGTCGGGGAAGCGCGGCTCCGCCGGGATCTGCTCATCCGCAGCCTGCGGATGTTGGGACTGCAGATCGTGACCCGCATGCAGCGGAAGCAAGGGGACGGCATCGAGAGCCACCAATCCCGTCGATCGAACCAACAGCATATCCGCC from Luteolibacter flavescens encodes:
- a CDS encoding DnaB-like helicase C-terminal domain-containing protein → MNADHEIRQLPHALGPEKSVLSSLFKGDWTLEESPLPIHAELFYLPAHRILFEDFASAGKTWELVSTCQRLHDNEALDLVGGPAGLTDVFTYAPNGHHFVQHLEMLRDRHARRLAIAAATGAMEAAYDCSDGDSYLQALSGPVTAVFDAAAAVEAPRDTKALAREFLASYERRLNGEEVAMGIPFGIPEIDHNLRGIHPGHFGIISGRSGGGKSTLATQIASNLATDSVPTLYLPLERGDVSIFERSVIQQAGVHHGVVKDPRGHASMDGRTKPLVEELRAVRGAVERITHHLFVRKPPNRRLATIVAEIRRYHRRHSIKVAFVDHIALIRGERVKGDTGEAELRGISNTLQELGHELGICIVVLSQVTEDADTKGARAIEEDADWWLHIAQERDKKKENYGEHLYVLIAKDSHNSKTGERLPLILNKGNLRFVHGFPAPQDEPVRKGRFQPQFPGHKPPKS